One window of the Ictidomys tridecemlineatus isolate mIctTri1 chromosome 11, mIctTri1.hap1, whole genome shotgun sequence genome contains the following:
- the LOC144368458 gene encoding rho GTPase-activating protein 29-like: protein MAKAATTHKFRRWKFPGRCRICERIVIFRGFKCEECLIVCHKKCMANLTIVCGHQKLQGKMHLFGEELSCVAKKEPDGIPFIIKMCTLEIEKTALCLQGIYRVSGSKAKIAILCQALETGRHLVDLSQFSSHDICEVLKYYIQKLPEPLVLFQWYHEFMELANIIQHFNQEQDTKRDNSEDNTSPNMCMEINQIILKTKDLLRKLPPSNFNTLRYLIIHLKRVVDHSEENLMNSKNLGVVFGPCVMRPRPTTTPGTISSSIAAYANQALLVEFLITNAQMIFDGSLEPQNVSSSTDVVAPCVDKSPPSKQDIHTADIKINNYELATSFEESECKQNALEKWDACLIGYKKLESSSQKMDNMCKTMKPLSLKSDVTTNDIQRPMPSPKIRCCCLPVDRFHLASSPNEKNSRNVGIVNSDKFGQNLTFGGLNRKDTPTSLGSQINGFDQQIPQTTQGQQCEPKNLTGTSAVIVPSALQEKVTMSIKVSGDHSNGATQPNTPASAAREAPVRLSSHSHSLAPARAPRILQPHLGTTFYKPPTPTSKVRGTEERPASPSAAVPPSTALPPLSHVEKSVPEADSTSAYALKPAAEPKENSEEIGLPDLNPMCQGLRLKQMEELQDLEFEMPQFV from the exons TGTCTTATAGTCTGCCATAAAAAATGCATGGCAAACTTAACCATCGTTTGCGGACATCAGAAACTGCAGGGGAAAATGCATTTATTTGGAGAAGAATTGTCCTGTGTTGCCAAAAAGGAGCCAGATGGCATTCCTTTCATCATCAAAATGTGTActttagaaattgaaaagactGCCTTGTGTTTACAA gGAATTTACCGAGTCAGTGGCAGCAAGGCAAAAATCGCAATTCTGTGTCAAGCTCTGGAAACCGGAAGGCATTTAGTAGATCTGTCCCAATTTTCGTCACATGACATCTGTGAAGtgttaaaatattacattcaaaag cttcCAGAGCCATTGGTTTTATTCCAATGGTACCATGAATTTATGGAGCTTGCAAATATCATCCAACATTTTAACCAAGAGCAGGACACCAAAAGGGACAACTCTGAAGACAACACATCTCCAAATATGTGTATGGAAATCAACCAAATTATTCTCAAAACCAAGGACCTTCTAAGAAAATTGCCACCGTCCAATTTTAACACTCTACGTTACCTTATCATCCATCTTAAGAG GGTTGTAGACCACTCCGAAGAAAACCtgatgaactcaaaaaacttgggGGTGGTATTTGGACCCTGTGTGATGAGGCCCAGGCCTACAACCACTCCTGGTACCATCTCCTCCTCTATTGCTGCATATGCCAATCAGGCCCTGTTAGTAGAGTTTCTAATTACCAATGCACAGATGATCTTCGATGGGTCCTTAGAGCCACAAAATGTCTCATCCAGTACTGATGTTGTTGCACCTTGTGTGGATAAAAGCCCTCCTTCCAAACAG GATATCCACACTGCAGATATCAAAATTAACAATTATGAATTGGCTACATCATTTGAGGAATCAGAATGCAAGCAAAATGCATTGGAAAAATGGGATGCATGTCTCATTG GTTACAAAAAACTTGAATCATCATCACAAAAGATGGACAATATGTGTAAAACCATGAAACCACTTAGTCTGAAATCTGATGTGACAACAAATGATATACAGAGGCCTATGCCAAGCCCCAAGATCAGATGTTGCTGTTTGCCTGTAGATAGGTTCCATCTTGCAAGCTCCCCTaatgagaaaaacagcagaaatgtGGGAATTGTCAATTCAGACAAGTTTGGCCAGAATCTTACCTTTGGAGGACTTAATAGAAAAGATACCCCTACTAGTTTGGGCTCCCAAATTAATGGTTTTGATCAGCAGATTCCACAAACAACTCAGGGACAACAATGTGAACCAAAGAACTTAACTGGCACGAGTGCAGTGATTGTGCCAAGTGCACTCCAGGAAAAAGTGACAATGAGCATTAAGGTTAGTGGTGACCATTCCAACGGTGCCACACAGCCCAACACGCCAGCCAGTGCAGCAAGAGAGGCACCAGTGAGACTGTCCTCTCATTCTCACAGTCTTGCTCCTGCAAGAGCACCCAGAATACTGCAGCCCCATCTTGGGACAACATTTTACAAACCACCCACCCCGACCAGCAAAGTCAGGGGGACTGAGGAGAGACCAGCTTCACCTTCAGCAGCAGTGCCTCCTAGCACAGCTCTTCCTCCCCTGAGTCATGTGGAGAAATCTGTCCCAGAGGCAGACAGCACATCCGCTTATGCTTTGAAGCCAGCTGCTGAGCCTAAAGAGAACTCTGAGGAGATTGGCCTACCTGACCTGAATCCAATGTGCCAGGGACTCAGGCTCAAACAAATGGAAGAGTTACAAGACCTTGAATTTGAAATGCCACAGTTTGTGTAG